One Rosa chinensis cultivar Old Blush chromosome 3, RchiOBHm-V2, whole genome shotgun sequence DNA window includes the following coding sequences:
- the LOC112192686 gene encoding pentatricopeptide repeat-containing protein At3g09650, chloroplastic has product MNLKPPPPSSPLPTNSNHPLPLTHTLTLHWVSPPPYPSSISKPTRPFRLHATAANPANPAADLTLTTAADPPISNEDQKLLILLRQRKTEDAWILYTQSSRLPNPTCLSRLLSQLSYQNTRTSLTRAQSIITRLRNERQLRHLDANSLGLLAVAASKAGQTRYATSIVKSMLRSGFLPHVKAWSAVVSRLAASGDDGPSEALKLFYSVTRRVRRFAEPELVADSRPDTAAFNAALNACANLGDTDRFLKLFDEMPESGAEPDVLTYNVMIKLCARVGRKDLLVFVLERILEQGITVCMTTLNSLVAAYVGFGDLETAERMVQAMREGRRDLCKILREANLRSSNSSGRDGDVFERLLPNSVTASEREPPLLPKAYTSNSRIYTTLMKGYMNAGRVTDTVRMLEALRHQDDSSSQPDHVTYTTVISAFVKAGSMDRARRVLAEMTRVGVPANRITYNILLKGYCQQLQIDQAKELVREMTEDAGIEPDVVSYNILIDGCIQVDDSAGALAFFNEMRAKGIAPTKISYTTLMKAFALSGQPKLANKVFEEMLNDPRVKADLVAWNMLVEGYCRLGLVEESKKIIQRMKEHGFHPDVATYGSLANGIALARKPGEALLLWNEVKDRCTAKKEGEKSDDSDPPTLKPDEGLLDTLADICVRAAFFKKALEIVACMEENGIPPNKTKFTKIYVEMHSRMFTSKHASQARQDRRSERKRAAEAFKFWLGLPNSYYGSEWRLGSLDGDN; this is encoded by the coding sequence CcgccaaccccgccaacccaGCCGCTGACTTAACTCTCACAACCGCCGCCGACCCACCAATATCTAATGAAGACCAGAAGCTTCTAATCCTCCTCCGCCAGAGAAAAACAGAAGATGCTTGGATTCTCTACACCCAATCCTCCCGCCTCCCCAATCCCACTTGCCTCAGCCGCTTGCTCTCCCAGCTGTCCTACCAGAACACTCGCACCAGCCTCACGCGCGCCCAGTCCATCATCACGCGCCTCCGCAATGAGCGCCAGCTCCGCCACCTCGACGCCAACTCCCTCGGCCTCCTCGCCGTCGCCGCCTCCAAGGCCGGCCAGACCCGCTACGCCACCTCCATCGTCAAGTCCATGCTCCGCTCCGGCTTCCTCCCCCACGTCAAGGCCTGGAGCGCCGTCGTCAGCCGCCTCGCTGCCTCCGGCGACGACGGCCCTTCCGAAGCGCTCAAGCTCTTCTATTCCGTCACGCGCCGCGTCCGGAGGTTCGCCGAGCCGGAGCTGGTGGCGGACTCGCGGCCGGACACGGCGGCGTTCAATGCCGCGCTGAATGCTTGTGCTAATTTGGGTGATACAGATAGGTTCTTGAAGCTGTTCGACGAAATGCCTGAGTCAGGTGCCGAGCCGGATGTGCTTACTTATAATGTGATGATCAAGCTCTGCGCTAGAGTTGGAAGGAAGGACTTGCTTGTTTTTGTGTTGGAGAGGATTTTGGAGCAGGGGATCACAGTGTGTATGACTACATTGAATTCCCTCGTTGCGGCTTATGTTGGTTTCGGAGACTTGGAAACTGCGGAGAGGATGGTTCAGGCAATGAGGGAAGGGAGGAGAGACCTCTGCAAGATTCTAAGGGAGGCAAATTTGAGGAGTTCGAATTCTAGTGGAAGAGATGGGGATGTGTTTGAGAGGTTGCTTCCGAATTCAGTTACAGCTAGTGAACGTGAGCCGCCATTGTTGCCAAAAGCGTATACTTCTAACTCGAGGATTTACACTACACTGATGAAGGGTTATATGAATGCTGGGCGTGTTACTGACACGGTTCGGATGCTAGAGGCACTGAGGCACCAGGATGATAGCTCGAGTCAGCCTGACCATGTGACATATACAACTGTTATTTCTGCATTTGTGAAGGCGGGTTCCATGGACCGTGCTCGCAGGGTTCTAGCTGAGATGACGAGAGTTGGCGTGCCTGCAAATCGGATAACGTATAACATTCTTCTCAAGGGTTATTGTCAGCAGCTGCAGATAGACCAGGCAAAGGAGCTGGTTAGAGAGATGACTGAGGATGCGGGGATTGAGCCTGATGTGGTTTCGTATAACATCTTGATCGATGGGTGCATACAGGTTGATGACAGTGCTGGTGCTCTTGCTTTTTTCAATGAAATGAGAGCAAAAGGAATTGCTCCCACCAAGATCAGCTACACCACTTTGATGAAAGCTTTTGCCTTGTCTGGACAGCCAAAGCTGGCTAACAAGGTATTCGAAGAAATGCTTAACGATCCTCGGGTGAAGGCTGATTTGGTAGCTTGGAACATGTTGGTCGAAGGGTATTGCAGACTGGGGTTGGTTGAAGAATCCAAGAAAATCATTCAGAGAATGAAAGAGCATGGGTTTCACCCTGATGTGGCTACTTATGGTAGCCTAGCTAATGGTATAGCATTGGCTAGAAAACCAGGAGAGGCACTTTTGCTCTGGAATGAAGTGAAGGACAGATGTACAGCGAAAAAGGAAGGTGAAAAGTCTGATGATTCAGATCCTCCAACATTGAAACCTGATGAAGGGCTATTGGATACGTTGGCTGATATTTGTGTTAGGGCTGCTTTCTTTAAGAAGGCTCTGGAAATTGTCGCTTGTATGGAAGAGAATGGTATTCCTCCGAACAAGACCAAGTTCACTAAAATCTATGTGGAGATGCATTCGAGGATGTTTACTAGTAAGCACGCCTCACAGGCTAGGCAGGACAGGAGGAGTGAAAGGAAGAGAGCAGCTGAGGCTTTCAAGTTTTGGTTGGGTTTACCCAATTCTTATTATGGGAGTGAATGGAGGTTAGGATCTTTGGATGGAGATAACTGA